A single genomic interval of Streptomyces sp. BA2 harbors:
- a CDS encoding NUDIX hydrolase, protein MTTNSVPVPDPSEEILSIVDENDEVVGEAPRGEAYARGLRHRCVFIQARDAEGRVFVHRRTPVKLVFPSMYDMFVGGVVGAGESYDDAALREAEEELGVHGLPRPTPLFKFLYDDGAGHTWWSYLYEVRCDLPVSPQAEEVAWHAFVTEDELARRLGEWDWVPDGLAAYERLREFRAG, encoded by the coding sequence ATGACGACCAACAGCGTGCCGGTGCCCGACCCCAGTGAAGAGATCCTGTCCATCGTCGACGAGAACGACGAGGTCGTCGGCGAGGCCCCGCGCGGTGAGGCGTACGCTCGGGGCCTGCGCCACCGTTGCGTGTTCATCCAGGCACGGGACGCCGAAGGCCGCGTCTTCGTGCACCGGCGCACGCCCGTCAAGCTGGTCTTCCCCTCGATGTACGACATGTTCGTCGGCGGCGTGGTCGGGGCCGGCGAGTCCTACGACGACGCGGCCCTGCGCGAGGCGGAGGAGGAGCTCGGGGTCCACGGACTGCCGCGCCCCACACCGCTGTTCAAGTTCCTGTACGACGACGGCGCGGGGCACACCTGGTGGTCGTACCTCTATGAGGTGCGCTGCGACCTGCCCGTGAGCCCGCAGGCCGAGGAGGTCGCGTGGCACGCCTTCGTCACCGAGGACGAGCTGGCGCGGCGGCTCGGCGAGTGGGACTGGGTGCCGGACGGGCTCGCCGCGTACGAACGGCTGCGGGAGTTCCGTGCGGGTTAG
- a CDS encoding DUF202 domain-containing protein: MGGVTGQGEVAVPERDPGLQPERTRLAWRRTTLSCTVAAVLAARAALQEGTTAVAVIACALCLLLWLGFLGVAHRRMTELAASSRPVRLPARAAATAALCTMALAACATAMVF; this comes from the coding sequence GTGGGAGGGGTGACGGGCCAGGGCGAGGTGGCCGTCCCCGAGCGCGATCCGGGGCTGCAGCCTGAGCGCACGAGGCTCGCGTGGCGGCGTACGACCCTGTCCTGCACCGTCGCGGCGGTCCTCGCGGCGCGGGCCGCCCTTCAGGAGGGAACCACCGCGGTGGCTGTCATCGCCTGCGCCCTCTGCCTGCTCCTGTGGCTCGGCTTCCTGGGCGTCGCGCACCGCAGGATGACCGAACTCGCGGCCAGCAGCAGGCCGGTCCGGCTCCCGGCGCGGGCCGCGGCGACGGCAGCGCTGTGCACGATGGCGCTCGCGGCGTGCGCGACGGCCATGGTGTTCTGA
- a CDS encoding APC family permease, producing the protein MATGSSSSTSDTRPARAKGAADGSGISTYKGQETALRAGRLGTAGLLLSVLAATGPLMVVAGVMPTTYGVMGVVGQPLLFLILGVVLGLFSFGYAEMSRHVHNAGAFYAYISRGLGGTAGAGASLVALVAYSVLQAGLYGLLGFEVSGLLNTYFDVEVAWWIPALVTVAVVGVLAWLKIDLNARVLGVLLLIEVALVVIFDIAAIADPAKEGLSLHAFNPDTLTGAGVATSLCFCIAAFTGFEQAPVYAEETSRPQVVVARVMFFAVGFVAIFFAISSWALTVAAGPSGIVPAAQEQSAGLLFGLTESRLGGTFTDVLHVLFVTGMFAAILSFHNVVARYAFAMGREGLLPAAFGRTNTSTGAPGTGSLLQTVISVVIVVAFAVTDDGPFGDPTAPVLHLFTWGGNIGALGVILLMATASVAVIVFFVRRGAARAQAWRITASALAAAGLLVIAGYTVKDFDVLVGAGPDSALSWVLPGIILLAAVIGVVYGAILRSTKPEAHARIGLGNEAFQLEKAAEDPGVRGQV; encoded by the coding sequence ATGGCGACGGGCAGTTCGAGCAGCACGAGCGACACGAGACCCGCGCGCGCCAAGGGCGCCGCCGACGGCAGCGGGATCAGCACGTACAAGGGCCAGGAGACTGCGCTGCGCGCCGGCCGGCTCGGCACGGCGGGCCTCCTCCTGTCCGTGCTCGCGGCGACCGGACCGCTCATGGTCGTCGCGGGCGTCATGCCCACCACGTACGGCGTGATGGGCGTCGTCGGACAGCCGCTGCTCTTCCTCATCCTCGGCGTCGTCCTCGGTCTTTTCAGCTTCGGTTACGCCGAGATGAGCCGCCACGTCCACAACGCGGGCGCCTTCTACGCGTACATATCGAGGGGCCTCGGCGGCACCGCCGGCGCGGGAGCGTCGCTGGTCGCGCTCGTCGCCTACAGCGTCTTGCAGGCGGGCCTCTACGGCCTCCTCGGCTTCGAGGTCTCCGGGCTGCTCAACACCTACTTCGACGTCGAAGTGGCCTGGTGGATACCGGCACTCGTCACCGTCGCCGTCGTCGGCGTGCTCGCCTGGCTGAAGATCGACCTGAACGCGCGCGTGCTCGGCGTGCTGCTGCTCATCGAGGTGGCGCTCGTCGTCATCTTCGACATCGCGGCCATCGCGGACCCGGCCAAGGAGGGCCTGTCCCTGCACGCGTTCAACCCGGACACCCTCACGGGCGCGGGCGTCGCCACCTCGCTCTGCTTCTGCATCGCCGCCTTCACCGGCTTCGAGCAGGCCCCCGTGTACGCGGAGGAGACCAGCCGCCCGCAGGTCGTCGTGGCCCGCGTGATGTTCTTCGCCGTCGGCTTCGTCGCGATCTTCTTCGCGATCAGCTCCTGGGCGCTCACGGTCGCCGCGGGCCCCTCCGGCATCGTCCCCGCCGCACAGGAACAGAGCGCGGGGCTGCTCTTCGGGCTCACCGAGTCCCGGCTCGGCGGCACCTTCACCGACGTACTCCACGTCCTGTTCGTGACCGGCATGTTCGCGGCGATCCTCTCCTTCCACAACGTGGTCGCGCGCTACGCCTTCGCCATGGGCCGTGAGGGTCTGCTGCCCGCCGCGTTCGGCAGGACCAACACCTCCACCGGCGCGCCCGGCACCGGCTCCCTGCTCCAGACGGTCATCTCCGTCGTGATCGTGGTGGCCTTCGCGGTCACCGACGACGGCCCGTTCGGCGACCCGACCGCGCCGGTCCTGCACCTGTTCACCTGGGGCGGCAACATCGGCGCCCTGGGCGTCATCCTCCTGATGGCCACCGCGTCCGTCGCGGTCATCGTCTTCTTCGTACGACGCGGCGCCGCGCGCGCCCAGGCCTGGCGCATCACCGCCTCCGCGCTCGCCGCGGCCGGCCTGCTCGTCATCGCGGGCTACACCGTCAAGGACTTCGACGTCCTGGTCGGTGCGGGCCCCGACTCGGCGCTCAGCTGGGTACTGCCCGGCATCATCCTGCTCGCCGCCGTGATCGGCGTGGTCTACGGCGCGATCCTGCGCTCGACCAAGCCGGAGGCGCACGCGCGGATCGGCCTGGGCAACGAGGCGTTCCAGCTGGAGAAGGCCGCGGAGGACCCGGGCGTTCGAGGCCAGGTGTGA
- a CDS encoding TetR/AcrR family transcriptional regulator: MARTSGPETRDKLIRAGEEVFAAQGVHGAQLRDIVRLAGQSNPSAVQYHFGSRAGLLDAVMAERQSRTEKVLTAELARADDNGLRGLLRALVTAEATELRTERGRRCLRISTQLSHESGVRTRTPHPTLDGTVYWDLISRVEECLASQLPEPVRLERLDLALTLVGAAMADRAGQYLAGATPLTDEDLFLADLVETTTALLRAPVPRREP, translated from the coding sequence ATGGCCAGGACCTCCGGACCCGAAACCCGCGACAAGCTGATCCGCGCGGGTGAGGAAGTGTTCGCCGCGCAGGGCGTACACGGCGCGCAGCTGCGCGACATCGTCCGGCTCGCGGGGCAGAGCAACCCCTCCGCCGTGCAGTACCACTTCGGCAGCCGCGCCGGCCTCCTGGACGCCGTCATGGCCGAGCGCCAGTCCCGTACGGAGAAAGTGCTCACCGCGGAGCTCGCGCGGGCCGACGACAACGGCCTTCGCGGCCTGCTGCGCGCCCTCGTGACCGCCGAGGCCACCGAACTGCGCACCGAGCGAGGGCGGCGCTGCCTGCGCATCTCCACCCAGCTCAGCCACGAGAGCGGCGTACGCACCCGCACCCCGCACCCGACCCTCGACGGCACCGTCTACTGGGATCTGATCAGCCGCGTCGAGGAGTGCCTCGCCTCGCAGCTCCCGGAGCCGGTCCGCCTGGAGCGGCTCGACCTCGCCCTCACCCTCGTCGGCGCCGCCATGGCCGACCGTGCGGGCCAGTACCTGGCCGGCGCCACCCCCCTGACCGACGAGGACCTCTTCCTCGCCGACCTCGTCGAGACCACCACGGCCCTGCTGCGGGCCCCAGTCCCACGGAGAGAACCATGA
- a CDS encoding glucose 1-dehydrogenase: MSQAHDLTGKTVVITGAARGLGAEAARQAVAAGANVVLTDVLDKEGEVTAAELGERARFAHHDVTSEEDWQRVVDLAVSEFGGIHGLVNNAGISTGQFLESESVEHFRKVLDINLTGVFIGMKSVVPAMKEAGGGSIVNISSAAGLMGLALTAGYGASKWGVRGLTKIGAVELGTARIRVNSVHPGMTYTPMTAQVGIEKGEGKYPNTPMGRVGEPHEIAGAMVFLLSDAASYVTGAELAVDGGWTAGPTVKYVMGQ, encoded by the coding sequence ATGAGCCAAGCGCACGACCTCACCGGCAAGACCGTCGTCATCACCGGAGCCGCCCGCGGTCTCGGCGCCGAGGCCGCACGCCAGGCGGTCGCCGCCGGTGCGAACGTCGTGCTCACCGACGTGCTCGACAAGGAAGGCGAGGTCACCGCCGCCGAACTCGGCGAGCGCGCCCGCTTCGCGCACCACGACGTGACGTCGGAGGAGGACTGGCAGCGCGTCGTGGACCTCGCGGTCAGCGAGTTCGGCGGGATCCACGGCCTGGTCAACAACGCCGGTATATCCACGGGCCAGTTCCTGGAGTCGGAGTCGGTCGAGCACTTCCGCAAGGTCCTCGACATCAACCTCACCGGCGTCTTCATCGGCATGAAGAGCGTCGTCCCGGCCATGAAGGAGGCCGGCGGCGGATCCATCGTGAACATCTCCTCCGCGGCCGGGCTCATGGGCCTCGCGCTCACCGCGGGCTACGGCGCCTCCAAGTGGGGCGTACGCGGCCTCACCAAGATCGGCGCCGTGGAGCTCGGTACCGCCCGCATCCGCGTCAACTCCGTCCACCCGGGCATGACGTACACCCCGATGACCGCGCAGGTGGGCATCGAGAAGGGCGAGGGCAAGTACCCCAACACCCCGATGGGGCGAGTCGGCGAGCCGCACGAGATCGCGGGCGCCATGGTCTTCCTGCTCTCGGACGCCGCGTCGTACGTGACCGGCGCCGAGCTCGCCGTCGACGGCGGCTGGACCGCGGGACCCACCGTGAAGTACGTCATGGGGCAGTGA
- a CDS encoding DUF202 domain-containing protein: MSNFVQTLRLWFAPERIRDEGDTPDYRFSLANERTFLAWLRTALALIGGGFAVDQFLPDLRWGWRIGLALALLAAGVLSSLRAVNHWVRCERAMRRGDDLPVSRFPTVLSLAVAVVALAMVVVVLFGWEG, encoded by the coding sequence GTGAGCAACTTCGTACAGACCCTGCGCCTGTGGTTCGCGCCCGAGCGGATCCGCGACGAGGGCGACACCCCGGACTACCGCTTCTCGCTCGCCAACGAGCGCACCTTCCTCGCCTGGCTGCGCACCGCGCTCGCCCTCATCGGCGGCGGCTTCGCGGTGGACCAGTTCCTGCCGGACCTGCGCTGGGGGTGGCGCATCGGGCTCGCCCTCGCCCTGCTCGCCGCGGGTGTGCTCAGTTCGCTGCGCGCGGTCAACCACTGGGTGCGCTGCGAGCGGGCGATGCGGCGCGGCGATGATCTGCCCGTCTCGCGCTTCCCGACCGTCCTGAGCCTGGCCGTCGCGGTCGTGGCGCTCGCCATGGTCGTCGTCGTGCTCTTCGGGTGGGAGGGGTGA
- a CDS encoding cytochrome b/b6 domain-containing protein — MAGTTSPRPEVASRVRRFTPTQRWVHRATALLMGICVATAACLYVPQLAELVGRRALVVTVHEWSGLLLPAPFLAGLASRAFRGDLRLLNRFGPHDKAWLRRRNPHRLAGKFNAGQKLYAGWLAGAVLVMLGTGLLMWFTDLAPLAWRTGSTFVHDWLALALGLVIAGHVGMAWADPEARRGMRTGSVDPGWAERRHPLWLSARPAFEDELGGAGDRPSQEPGGAGRFGKGRDRGKGPRPDPS; from the coding sequence ATGGCAGGGACGACGAGCCCACGGCCTGAAGTGGCGTCGCGCGTAAGGAGGTTCACCCCGACACAGCGGTGGGTGCACAGGGCGACGGCACTGCTCATGGGGATCTGCGTCGCGACAGCGGCGTGCCTGTACGTTCCTCAGCTGGCCGAACTCGTGGGGCGCCGCGCGCTGGTGGTGACCGTCCACGAATGGTCGGGCCTGCTGCTCCCGGCCCCCTTCCTGGCGGGCCTCGCGTCCCGCGCCTTCCGCGGCGACCTGCGCCTCCTGAACCGCTTCGGCCCGCACGACAAGGCCTGGCTGCGGCGCCGGAACCCGCACCGCCTGGCGGGAAAGTTCAACGCGGGCCAGAAGCTGTACGCCGGCTGGCTCGCCGGAGCGGTCCTGGTGATGCTGGGCACGGGCCTGCTGATGTGGTTCACGGACCTCGCCCCGCTGGCCTGGCGCACGGGAAGCACCTTCGTCCACGACTGGCTGGCCCTGGCGCTCGGCTTGGTGATCGCCGGGCATGTGGGGATGGCGTGGGCGGACCCGGAGGCGAGGCGGGGGATGCGGACCGGGTCGGTGGACCCGGGGTGGGCGGAGCGTCGGCATCCGCTGTGGCTTTCAGCCCGTCCGGCGTTTGAGGACGAACTCGGCGGAGCCGGTGATCGACCGAGCCAAGAGCCCGGCGGAGCCGGAAGGTTCGGGAAGGGGCGGGATCGGGGAAAAGGACCCCGCCCTGACCCCAGCTAA
- a CDS encoding molybdopterin-dependent oxidoreductase gives MLGLGIAGVAAAPQLQRGLESFLGAASDKDPTGLTDLLPNGGGFRYYSVAASVPHRSASTYRLKIDGLVDRPTTYALAELRALPQTRLVRDVQCVTGWRVPSTPFEGVRLSRILDAAGVRPTARAVRFTCFDGTYSESLTLKQARRADVLVALRMQDRDLGHSHGGPARLYVAPMYFYKSAKWLSGITLTDEVEPGYWEKRGYDVDAWVGDSNGRDDEPTA, from the coding sequence ATGCTCGGCCTCGGCATCGCGGGCGTGGCCGCCGCGCCGCAGCTCCAGCGGGGCCTGGAATCCTTCCTGGGTGCCGCGTCCGACAAGGACCCCACGGGCTTGACGGACCTGCTCCCCAACGGCGGCGGATTCCGCTACTACTCGGTAGCCGCCTCAGTCCCGCACAGGAGCGCGTCCACGTACCGTCTGAAGATCGACGGCCTGGTGGACCGTCCCACGACGTACGCCCTCGCCGAGCTGCGCGCCCTGCCGCAGACCCGACTGGTGCGCGACGTCCAGTGCGTGACGGGCTGGCGGGTGCCGAGCACGCCGTTCGAGGGCGTGCGGCTCTCCCGCATCCTGGACGCGGCGGGGGTGCGCCCCACCGCCCGCGCCGTCCGCTTCACCTGCTTCGACGGGACGTACAGCGAGAGCCTGACGCTGAAGCAGGCGCGACGGGCGGACGTCCTGGTGGCGCTGCGCATGCAGGACAGGGACCTGGGCCACAGCCACGGCGGCCCGGCCCGCCTCTACGTCGCCCCCATGTACTTCTACAAGTCGGCGAAGTGGCTCTCCGGGATCACGCTCACGGACGAGGTGGAGCCGGGCTATTGGGAGAAGCGCGGGTACGACGTCGACGCGTGGGTGGGTGATTCGAATGGCAGGGACGACGAGCCCACGGCCTGA
- a CDS encoding DMT family transporter yields MSVLVLVLSVSAACCLGFGFVFQQHAAQRAPLSDFLSPRLLLDLVRVPEWLGGIGLMVCGMVLGALALGQGEISLVEPLLATNLIFALALSRHRTRQSLGRQGWAGLALLAGGVTAFIVAGEPRGGDSESDPLRQWLIMGVMAGIAMLLTLYAKGSRHRFTAGPVLLGVAAGLLYGVQDALTRVSGKRLSEEGWVALFTGWQPYVVLVLGVTGLLLVQSAFETAPLRMSLPALTAAQPLAGIVCGVGFMGDQLRMDAVALTWQVVGLAAIVGGIVLLGLHPAMPRAEGRLEGREVEGH; encoded by the coding sequence GTGTCGGTTCTGGTCCTCGTCCTCTCCGTGTCGGCCGCCTGCTGCCTGGGCTTCGGCTTCGTGTTCCAGCAGCACGCGGCGCAGCGCGCCCCGCTGAGCGACTTCCTCTCGCCGCGGCTGCTGCTCGATCTGGTGCGGGTGCCCGAGTGGCTGGGCGGGATCGGGCTCATGGTGTGCGGCATGGTCCTCGGCGCGCTCGCGCTCGGCCAGGGCGAGATTTCCCTGGTGGAGCCGCTCCTCGCCACGAACCTGATCTTCGCCCTCGCGCTCTCCCGCCATCGGACGAGGCAGTCCTTGGGGCGTCAGGGCTGGGCGGGGCTCGCGCTGCTCGCGGGCGGGGTCACCGCGTTCATCGTGGCGGGTGAGCCGCGGGGCGGGGACTCCGAGTCCGATCCGCTGCGGCAGTGGCTGATCATGGGCGTGATGGCGGGCATCGCGATGCTCCTCACGTTGTACGCGAAGGGGTCCCGGCACCGGTTCACCGCCGGGCCCGTGCTCCTTGGGGTGGCGGCGGGGCTGCTGTACGGCGTGCAGGACGCGTTGACGCGGGTGAGCGGGAAGCGGCTTTCGGAGGAAGGCTGGGTCGCACTGTTCACGGGGTGGCAGCCGTACGTGGTGCTTGTGCTGGGGGTGACCGGGCTTCTGCTGGTGCAGAGCGCCTTCGAGACGGCACCGCTGCGGATGTCGCTGCCCGCGCTGACCGCCGCGCAGCCCCTGGCGGGGATCGTGTGCGGGGTGGGGTTCATGGGGGATCAGCTGCGGATGGACGCTGTCGCTTTGACGTGGCAGGTGGTGGGCCTTGCGGCCATCGTGGGCGGGATCGTGCTGCTGGGATTGCATCCGGCTATGCCGAGGGCCGAGGGCCGATTAGAGGGGCGGGAGGTGGAGGGGCATTAA
- a CDS encoding NADP-dependent oxidoreductase, with protein sequence MKAISYRRYGGPEVLEYGDVRDPKVGPDSVLVKVRAASVNPVDWKCMGGHLDAILDPVYPVIPGWDVAGVVVQPGASVPEYVVGDEVIGYVREDFLSRGTFAEYVAAPVRTLARKPRNLTFEEASGLPLAGLTAYQVIVKTLAVTEGDVVLVHAAAGGVGSIAVQLARHAGARVIGTASERNHDFLRELGAEPVAHGDGLAERVRALAPEGVDAAFDTVGGDTLKVSAELLAPEGRLASIADGAVIGLGGHYCFVRPDADDLQRLTQLVEQDVVTVHVSETFPLEKAADAYRLNAEGRTRGKIVVTVDWAAEDGSSRH encoded by the coding sequence ATGAAGGCGATCAGCTACCGCCGGTACGGCGGTCCCGAAGTCCTCGAGTACGGAGATGTGCGCGACCCCAAGGTCGGCCCCGACTCCGTCCTGGTGAAAGTCCGCGCCGCGTCGGTGAACCCCGTCGACTGGAAGTGCATGGGCGGGCACCTCGACGCCATCCTCGACCCCGTCTATCCGGTGATCCCGGGCTGGGACGTCGCTGGCGTCGTGGTGCAGCCGGGCGCCTCCGTCCCGGAGTACGTGGTGGGGGACGAGGTCATCGGCTACGTACGCGAGGACTTCCTCTCGCGCGGCACCTTCGCCGAGTACGTCGCCGCCCCCGTGCGCACCCTGGCCCGCAAGCCGCGGAACCTCACCTTCGAGGAGGCCTCCGGCCTGCCGCTCGCCGGGCTCACCGCCTATCAGGTGATCGTCAAGACGCTCGCGGTGACGGAGGGCGACGTCGTTCTCGTGCACGCGGCGGCCGGCGGCGTCGGCTCGATCGCCGTCCAGCTGGCCCGGCACGCGGGCGCCCGCGTCATCGGCACAGCGAGCGAGCGCAACCACGACTTCCTGCGCGAACTCGGCGCGGAACCGGTCGCCCACGGAGACGGTCTGGCCGAGCGGGTACGAGCCCTCGCGCCGGAGGGGGTGGACGCCGCCTTCGACACGGTCGGCGGCGACACCCTCAAGGTGTCCGCCGAACTCCTCGCACCGGAAGGGCGTCTCGCGTCGATCGCGGACGGCGCGGTGATCGGCCTCGGCGGCCACTACTGCTTCGTACGTCCTGACGCCGACGATCTCCAGCGCCTGACGCAGCTCGTGGAGCAGGACGTCGTCACGGTCCATGTCTCGGAGACGTTCCCGCTGGAGAAGGCGGCGGACGCGTACCGCCTGAACGCGGAGGGCCGCACCCGGGGCAAGATCGTCGTCACCGTTGACTGGGCGGCCGAGGACGGGTCCTCCAGGCACTGA
- a CDS encoding GntT/GntP/DsdX family permease: MTSLSVEMLAADAAEPITSAGHAQLGIAVLAGIAVIVLLITKFKLHAFLALTIGSLALGAFAGAPLDKAIASFTEGLGSTVAGVGVLIALGAILGKLLADSGGADQIVDTILAKAGGRSMPWAMVLIASVIGLPLFFEVGIVLLIPVVLMVAKRGNYSLMRIGIPALAGLSVMHGLIPPHPGPLVAIDAVDANLGITLALGVLVAIPTVIIAGPVFSKYAAKWVDVPAPEKMMPQRPSEDLEKRPGFGVTVATVLLPVVMMLAKALVDIIVDNPEHTVQRVFDVIGSPLIALLAAVIVGMFTLGRAAGFTKDRLSTTVEKSLAPIAGVLMIVGAGGGFKQTLIASGVGEMVLDISKDWSIPALLLAWLIAVVIRLATGSATVATISAAGLVAPLAADMSDAHTALLVLAIGAGSLFFSHVNDAGFWLVKEYFGMSVGQTIKTWSVMETIISVVAGGLVLLLSLVI, encoded by the coding sequence GTGACCAGTCTCAGCGTTGAGATGCTGGCAGCGGACGCCGCCGAGCCGATCACCTCCGCTGGCCATGCCCAGCTGGGTATCGCCGTCCTCGCGGGCATCGCCGTCATCGTCCTGCTCATCACGAAGTTCAAGCTGCACGCGTTCCTGGCCCTGACCATCGGCTCGCTCGCCCTCGGCGCCTTCGCGGGCGCACCTCTCGACAAGGCGATCGCCAGTTTCACCGAGGGTCTCGGCTCGACGGTCGCGGGCGTGGGTGTGCTGATCGCGCTCGGCGCGATCCTCGGCAAGCTGCTCGCCGACTCCGGCGGCGCGGACCAGATCGTCGACACGATCCTGGCCAAGGCGGGCGGGCGTTCGATGCCGTGGGCGATGGTCCTGATCGCTTCGGTGATCGGGCTTCCGCTCTTCTTCGAGGTCGGCATCGTGCTGCTGATCCCGGTCGTCCTGATGGTCGCCAAGCGCGGCAACTACTCGCTGATGCGGATCGGCATCCCGGCCCTGGCCGGTCTGTCCGTGATGCACGGGCTCATTCCGCCGCATCCCGGTCCGCTGGTCGCGATCGACGCGGTGGACGCGAACCTCGGGATCACGCTGGCCCTCGGCGTGCTCGTCGCCATCCCTACGGTGATCATCGCCGGGCCCGTCTTCTCGAAGTACGCGGCGAAGTGGGTCGACGTCCCGGCTCCCGAGAAGATGATGCCGCAGCGTCCCTCGGAGGACCTGGAGAAGCGTCCCGGGTTCGGCGTCACGGTCGCGACCGTGCTGCTGCCCGTCGTGATGATGCTGGCCAAGGCGCTGGTCGACATCATCGTGGACAACCCCGAGCACACGGTGCAGCGCGTCTTCGACGTCATCGGCTCGCCGCTGATCGCGCTGCTCGCGGCGGTCATCGTCGGCATGTTCACGCTGGGCCGTGCGGCCGGGTTCACGAAGGACCGGCTTTCGACCACCGTCGAGAAGTCGCTCGCGCCGATCGCCGGTGTGCTGATGATCGTGGGTGCGGGTGGCGGCTTCAAGCAGACCCTCATCGCTTCCGGTGTCGGCGAGATGGTCCTCGACATCTCCAAGGACTGGTCGATTCCGGCGCTGCTGCTGGCGTGGCTGATCGCCGTGGTGATCCGGCTCGCCACGGGGTCGGCGACGGTGGCCACCATCTCGGCTGCGGGACTTGTGGCACCGCTGGCCGCGGACATGTCCGACGCGCACACGGCGCTGCTCGTGCTGGCCATCGGAGCGGGTTCGCTCTTCTTCTCGCACGTGAACGACGCGGGGTTCTGGCTGGTGAAGGAGTACTTCGGGATGAGCGTCGGGCAGACGATCAAGACGTGGTCCGTGATGGAGACGATCATCTCCGTGGTTGCGGGTGGGCTGGTTCTGCTGCTCTCCCTTGTGATTTAG
- a CDS encoding FAD-binding dehydrogenase: MAYDADVIVIGAGLAGLAATAELVDAGRRVILVDQEPEQSLGGQAHWSFGGLFFVDSPEQRRLRIKDSHALALQDWMGTAAFDRPEDHWPRKWAEAYVDFAAGEKRAWLHGQGVRFFPVVGWAERGGYDAQGHGNSVPRFHITWGTGPGLVAPFERRVREGVARGLVKIKFRHRVSGLSRSAGSVDTVTGEILEPSDAERGRASSREATGSFEFRAQAVIVTSGGIGGNHDLVRANWPERLGTPPERMVSGVPAHVDGRMLGITEEAGARLINRDRMWHYTEGIQNWNPIWDNHGIRILPGPSSLWLDARGDRLPVPLFPGFDTLGTLEHIMKSGYEYTWFVLNQRIIGKEFTLSGSEQNPDLTGKSVRGVIDRARADVAAPVKAFMDNGVDFVVEKDLSSLVRGMNALTKEPLIDEAALHRTIAARDREIRNPFTKDLQVTAIRGARKFLGDRLIRAAAPHRILDPKAGPLVAVRLNILTRKTLGGLETDLSSRVLTQGGQPLPGVYAAGEAAGFGGGGVHGYRSLEGTFLGGCLFSGRTAGRAAAKSVS; encoded by the coding sequence ATGGCCTACGACGCAGACGTCATCGTGATCGGCGCGGGCCTCGCGGGGCTCGCGGCCACCGCGGAACTCGTCGACGCGGGCCGCCGGGTCATCCTCGTCGACCAGGAGCCCGAGCAGTCGCTCGGCGGCCAGGCGCACTGGTCCTTCGGCGGGCTCTTCTTCGTCGACTCCCCGGAGCAGCGCAGGCTCCGCATCAAGGACTCGCACGCCCTGGCCCTCCAGGACTGGATGGGCACGGCCGCCTTCGACCGCCCCGAGGACCACTGGCCCCGCAAATGGGCCGAGGCGTACGTCGATTTCGCCGCGGGCGAGAAGCGGGCCTGGCTGCACGGGCAGGGCGTGCGGTTCTTCCCCGTGGTGGGCTGGGCCGAGCGCGGGGGCTACGACGCGCAGGGGCACGGCAACTCCGTGCCGCGCTTCCACATCACCTGGGGCACGGGCCCCGGACTCGTCGCCCCCTTCGAGCGCCGCGTCCGCGAAGGCGTCGCCCGCGGCCTCGTCAAGATCAAGTTCCGCCACCGGGTCTCCGGCCTCTCGCGCAGTGCGGGCAGCGTGGACACCGTCACCGGCGAGATCCTGGAACCCTCGGACGCCGAGCGCGGCAGGGCCAGCAGCCGGGAGGCCACCGGGTCCTTCGAGTTCAGGGCCCAGGCGGTGATCGTCACGTCAGGCGGCATCGGCGGCAACCACGACCTCGTACGCGCCAACTGGCCCGAAAGGCTCGGCACTCCGCCGGAGCGGATGGTCTCCGGCGTGCCCGCGCACGTCGACGGGCGGATGCTCGGCATCACCGAGGAGGCCGGCGCGCGGCTCATCAACCGCGACCGCATGTGGCACTACACCGAGGGCATCCAGAACTGGAACCCCATCTGGGACAACCACGGCATCCGCATCCTGCCGGGCCCCTCCTCGCTCTGGCTCGACGCGCGCGGCGACCGTCTTCCCGTGCCGCTCTTCCCCGGCTTCGACACCCTCGGCACGCTCGAACACATCATGAAGTCGGGTTACGAGTACACGTGGTTCGTGCTCAACCAGCGCATCATCGGCAAGGAGTTCACACTCAGCGGGTCGGAGCAGAACCCCGATCTCACCGGCAAGTCCGTGCGCGGCGTCATCGACAGGGCGCGCGCCGACGTGGCCGCGCCGGTGAAGGCGTTCATGGACAACGGCGTCGACTTCGTCGTGGAGAAGGACCTCTCCTCGCTCGTGCGCGGCATGAACGCGCTCACCAAGGAGCCCCTCATCGACGAGGCCGCGCTGCACCGCACGATCGCCGCGCGCGACCGGGAGATCCGCAACCCCTTCACCAAGGACCTCCAGGTCACCGCGATCCGCGGCGCCCGCAAGTTCCTCGGTGACCGGCTCATCCGGGCCGCCGCCCCGCACCGCATCCTCGACCCCAAGGCGGGCCCGCTCGTCGCGGTCCGGCTCAACATCCTCACCCGCAAGACCCTCGGCGGCCTGGAGACCGACCTCTCCTCGCGCGTCCTGACCCAGGGCGGTCAGCCGCTCCCCGGCGTGTACGCGGCGGGCGAGGCGGCCGGTTTCGGCGGCGGGGGAGTGCACGGCTACCGCTCGCTCGAAGGCACCTTCCTCGGAGGCTGCCTCTTCTCCGGGCGCACGGCGGGCCGCGCGGCCGCCAAGTCGGTGAGCTGA